The Cloacibacterium sp. TD35 region AAGATTCCCAAAAACCACTAGCTACTAGAGACAACGGGATGGCTGCTAACCAAATATAGAGATAAATTTTCGGATTTTTATACAACCCCGAAACCAGAAATGCAGCAATAGGTATCATTAATGAATTATGAAAACCATACGCAAAACCCATAATAGGGTACATTAGCCATTTTTGCTTTTGATAAAACAATAATGAAAAAATAAAAAGAGAAGTCGCCATACCGTTTCTTAATCCGTTGGTACCAAAAGACCAAAAAGAAAAAGAACCTATCATCATTAAAAAGGGTATGAACCAATAATCAGAAAAATATTTTTTTGCAAAAAGATAACAAGGCAGTATGTAAATCACATCAATTAATAAGAAATAGGTTCTTACGTCCATTAGCTCTGCACAGAGCTTGGTAAAATAACCAAAGAAGATTTCTCTTTTTATGGGAAGATTTGGGTCTAATTGCATTTTGGTAAATCCTCCCGCATAAGTACCCATATCACCAAATGCCCAAGAAATAGGACGAGTACCCATATACAACAATGTGAAAACAAGCAGAATATACCCCAAATTTTGTGTGGCTTTTACACTTTCTACTTGTTCTATAAAATATACCCTAGACTGCATAAACATATACAAGGTAACTATTAACAAAAGGTGATAATAGATGGCTGTATAATCAGATGCTGGGATAAAATCAAACATTATGAAGAAGTCATTTTTGCAGGATTTCCAACCATTACAGCGTTTTCTGGCACATCTTTGACCACCACAGCTCCCGCCCCGATTATTGCGTTTTTCCCAACAGTAATTCCTCCAATAACAATAGAATTAGCGTATAGCTTTACCCCATCTTCTATGATTGGCCTTTTTCCATTTTTTTCTCCTACTGTTACTAAGTGATTGACATATACATTTTCTCCAATTTTTTCGGCATTCAGAATCGTGGCATACGGGTGAGCCAATTGAAGACCTCCTCCGATTTTGGTATTGACATCAATAATAAATGAAGAGTTTCTTGGATAAAAAAACCTTAATATTTTTGAAACGATACCATTAGTTCTAAAGTAAAAAAGCGTTCTAAAATATTTGTTTGTTAGGAGTTCTTTTGATAAGGAATATATTTGATGTACCAAGGAAGGATTAAAATTTTTTTTTGCATAGATATCCTTAGCTATTACCTCTCTTTCTTTTGAAAAAATAAATAACAGCACATGAGGAAGAAATAGCAATTGTCCAAAAAAATACAAGACATCTCTCATGAATTAAATTAATTTTAAACCTTACATAATTATTTTTACAACTAATCGATAACAAAAATAAACATTCTTAAAATAATAAAACCTTAATGGTCTTACATATTAATGGACTACTCTATTTTTATTTCAAATTATAAATTAATTTATTGGAGTAGGAAGTTTCCATTTTTTATTTTTCCCCAAGGTCTTATCATAGATTAATCTAGATATTTTAAATAAACTTGAAAAATACAATAGAGAATATTTAAGGTAGATTGTTCTTATATCTAGAAATTTATCTTTGGATCTTTTCAGGCGTTTTTTCGTTTCTATCCCCAAGCTTGAATGGTGAGTTTCATCATCATATAATGCTCTGTATACAGAAATAAGTTTATTAAGATAAAATTGATTTCTAACATTATCTATGTTTAGACCCTGTAATTTTTCATATACAAGTTCCGTAACCTTTAACACACTTTCTTGTATTTTATAATTTGGTGTACTTCTAGAAGCTGAAAGAGGATTATAAATGTACTTGTATAGAGGAAGATCTTCAAATACTATTTTATTAGCATTTTTAAAAGCCTCAACATTAAATAGTAAATCTTCATTAAATTTTATTGTAGTATCAAATTTAATATTTTTAATCACCTCTCTTCTATAAAGCTTTGTACAAGAAGAAGGTTCAAACAAATCTGCCTTTAACAAAGAAACCAAAGTTTCTTTTTGAGACTGTATATAGATTTTACCACTACCATTAAATACTCTTGATAAATTTTCACCTACTAACTCAAAACCACAATGAGAAATATCTGCATTATGTTTTACCATATTTAACAGCAATGTTTCATACATTTCTGGATTTACTTCATCATCGCTGTCAATAAATCCTATATAATCACCCTTCGCTATTTCTAAACCAACATTTCTGGTATCTGAAACCCCTGTATTTTCTTTATGAATTACTATTATACGAGAATCTTTTTTTTCTAAGCCTTCTATTATTTGTTTTGTATTATCTGTGGAGCCATCATTCATTATAATTATTTCTAAATTCTTATATGTCTGATGAAGTACACTATTTATACATTTCTCTATATCTTTTTCCGCATTGTATGCTGGAATAATTATACTAATCATTTCTATTATTTTATAAAGACTCTAGTAGATTTTCAACTTCTCTCACCGTATTCTCTTTAGAAAAAAAACTACCTCTTTCTATTGCCCGTTTTTTATACAGTAATCGTTTTTCAGGGTTCGAAATCATTTCTTTAAGTCCTTCATAGAGTCCTTCTTTGGAATTTTCAGTTACTATTCCATATTCATTGTTTTCACCCAAAAGTTCTGCTGCACCAGAAACATTGGTGCTTACTACTGGCAAACCTAAAACCAAAGCCTCTGTAACGGCCGTACTAAAACCTTCTCTTCTAGAAGAGCATACATAGAGATCACACTTGCTTATATATTTATAAGGATTTTTATCAAATCCTAAAAACAAAAAGGAATCTGAAATATGTAATGCTTTTACTCTTTTTTTTAGAATACTCATGTCTTCTCCTATTCCCAGAATATGTGTTTTTATTCTGTAGCCTTCCTGCGTGAGTTTTTTATGCACTTCAATCAGCCGGTCGAATCCTTTTGTTTTTGTTACTTTAGCTACTGAAATAAGGTTAATATAACTGTCATCAAAATTAATTTCAGCTGGTTCTTTTCCCATTTCCTGAATGAACTCTGTTTCATTGGTATTGTATAGTACTTTAAATGGTAAATCATCTAAAACTAATTCTCTAAAATTTTCAATTACTTTCTTTGAAACACCAATAATATAATTAAATCCTGCATAGTATTTTCTTGCTTCTTTTATATTTATAAAGCCAATATATTTATGTTGTTCATTTAACTCAATATGTATCCAAGCCAATTTTTTAGTCTCTGATTCTTTGCATCCCGAAACAATTCTGGTAGCAGGGCCTTCTAAATAAGAAATTGCCACATCATAATGTTCTTTTATAAACCAGCGGTATAAAAATTCAGGAGAAAAGAGATTAAAAAAATAAGTATTGGCTCTGAAAATTTTCTTGAATTTATATTGGTATTTTACATCTTTATTCAAAAACTCTTTATTGACTCCAACATCAAAAATTGAAAAAAGGGTAACCTCATATTTAGACTTGTCTAAATTATTAACCAGATTTATCAATACTTTTTCCGCACCGCCATGTTTAAGATTGGGTATCAAAAAAATAACTTTTTTCATCTATAAAATTTCTGGATTTAATTTAAAATTATTAGGTCTCGTTTTTTTAGAGTTTTTATTACAAATATAAATAAATGTATGGGCTTACCGTACTTAAGATTATTTAATTCAATAATCGTTTACCTTTATAAAAAAAACATAAAATGTATATAAGCCCTATATTTACTCCTATATTTTCTGCAATTTCTTTATATGATAATTTATCTTTTAGTGAAAGGAAATAAGAATACACCATTTTAAGTTTTGCTAGAAAGCTATAGTCACAAAATTCTGCTTTTTCTTTTAGCCATAGGCCATATCCCTTAGGATTCTCTAGAAACAATTTGTTGCCTGTTAAGGTTAGCCCTCCTTCCAAAAATTTATAAATGTAAATAATATCATTATACACTCTCATTTTATAACCATCTTTTGCCATTCTGTTCCATGCTACAGCTTCGGTTATAAATTTTTCATTTGAAAATACTGGATATTTGTAATTTCTATGTATTTCAGTAAAAAAAACGTAGGCTCTTTCTCCGTCAATTGGCTTATCGGAGACTTCAGAATATCTTTCTAGTAGATTTACATCTCTAAAGAGAGCCTCAAAAATTGTATTATCTGTTATTTTATGATTTATCCCCATATTTCCAACAACGCCACAAAACATTTCTTTTTGAGGTAGAGTACTTGCCCAAGTCTCTACTTTTTTTAGCGCATCTTCTGTTAAATAGTCATCAGAATCTACTGTAAAAAATAATTCTCCTTGGGCTAAATCTAACCCGTAATTAATTGCGGTATGTTTTCCTCTATTTTTCTTTGTATAATAACGAATAGGAAAAGTATTACTTTCTTTTTGCCATTTATCAATAAGCAAATTTGTATGGTCTAAAGAGCCATCATCTATCACCAACCACTCAAAATCTGTAAACGTTTGTTTTTGTAGTGATTTATATAAGCGTTCTAATGTATGTGCTCTATTATAAGTGGGCGTAAATACAGTAATTTTATTATTAAACATAGTTTTTTCTCTATTCAATTATGATTTATTACCTTACATGTAGTTTCCATTTAAAGAAGAATTAAAAGATCAAACTAAAACAAAATGATACAATACTAAAAATACCGATTATTAATAATTTATGATCATAATTACTAATTTTTAGATTAATTTTCAAACTATTTACAACTCCAATTAAAAGAAAAATATAATAAAACATTAATAATCTGAAGTCAAGAACATCAATTTTAGTAGTAAATGCAGCAATGAAATTACAAACTATAAAAATTAATGATGATAATAAACAAAAGAATGTAAAAACATCAAAATTTTTATTTTTTTGTTTGAAGTAAAAATATATAAATAATAGATTTAATAAATATGATAAAACATATGGTACTAAAGTTATATAAAAGATTTCGTATTCAAGTTTTATTTTTACAGCAATTCTATGAAGTGAAAATGATAAGGGATCAATTACTAATGGCACATTTACCAAAGAATGAAAAAGGAATGATAGATAATTAAAGTTAATCCCCCCCCCTCTTACACCAGTTAAATTTCCAGTGTGATAAAAGTTAAACATGAGATATCCTAAGAAAATTGAAAGTGATATTATTGCTGATAATAAATAGTTTTTTGAAAAAATAATATTTCTTTTCCTAATCAGCAATGCAAATAAAAAGCAAGAAAATAATATAAAAACCGAATTATATTTTATAAAAAGCATTGCTAATAATAAAAGAGTATTATAAAATAAAAATTTGTTTTCATTAATTCTACCTTTCAAAAAGTTGTAATTGTAATAACAATATAATATTATAAAAACTAATAGAATATTTTCAGACCATGCCATTGGGTAGATATTTTGAAGAGCTGAAAAAGTCATCATCACCCAGACCTCTTTCCAAAAAAAATTTTTTATTCTTACAAAACTTAAAATAAAAATTACAGAAAAGAGATTGATAATTTTAAAAGTTAAATCATAGTTTTTTGTAAAAAACTCAACAAACCATAATATTATTGGTAAAAATAATGGAAATACACTATCCTTGATATTTGGTAAGTCTTTGGACAACCTGATATAATTATATGAATCTGGAGTATAATAATTTAAATATTTCCAAGATAAAAACATATTAGTAATTATTCCTAAAGGAATAATATTAAAAATTTTATCTATCCATTTATTTTTAAACCAAATCATTTTAAAATTTTAATCCTTATTTTAGAACACTGCTCTGGAAATACTAGAAAGAATTTCAACCACAACTGTTCTTTTATTTTCCATTCAGAAATATATTCTGATAAAGCATATTTTTTGACTTTTGCAACAATATTTTTTCGATGGTTAAAATCTACATCAACATTCGGATTTTTTGTTATCAACTGGTAGTTGTATAAAGCAGCATGCCAAAAAGATTGAACTGCTAAAGAGGTTAGTTTAGGGAATTTTTGTTTTACAAATTCTATTCTTTTTTCTCTAGCCTCTATTCCTGCAAGACGTTTAACCGAATATTTCTCTGCCATTATGCTATCATTTTGTTGACGATAAAAGTATAATGCTTTATTTACTCTTACTATTTTTTTTGCTCTGGCAAATATCTGATAGGCCCAGAATTCATCTTCATGAATTTTACCTTTTTCAAAGAGTAAATTGTTTACCACATCGGATTTATATAGTTTATTCCATACCACCTGTCTTAAGTCTTCTTTCAATAAAAGTTCTAAGGCTTTTTCTGTTTCAAATTCTTCTACTTTATTATGCTCTATTGTTTTTTCCAAATCTTTTTCGTCTTGGAATTTAAGAAATCTGCATTCCACAATATCTGCATTGTACAAAATAGATGTTTCGATTAAATTCTGGTATAAGTCTAAAGCTACCTTATCATCACTATCTACAAAAGCTAAATAACCACCTGTTACTTTTTCATATCCTGCATTTCTCGCATCAGATAAACCTCCATTTGTTTTATGAATTACTTTTATTCTTTGATCTTTAGTGGCATATTCATCACAAATTTGGGGGCATGCATCAGTAGAACCGTCATTTACCAAAATAATTTCTAGATTTTGATACGTTTGATGGATTATGCTTTCTACACATGCAGACAAATATTTTTCTACATTATATACGGGGATAATAATGCTTATTTTGTTCATGGTCTAATTTTTATGATGAAATCATTATTTAAATAAACTTTATTCTATCTTATAAAATACATCAGGGGTAAAAGGAGCAAGTTGTTTATTTTCTTCTAATTTTTCTATTTTGTATTTTATATTTCTTTCTCTAAATTTAATATAATATTGTCTAAAGGCAAATGGATGAGATAAATCAAAAACAATGGTTTTAGTCCCCACAGCATTAACAAAATTA contains the following coding sequences:
- a CDS encoding EpsG family protein, which gives rise to MFDFIPASDYTAIYYHLLLIVTLYMFMQSRVYFIEQVESVKATQNLGYILLVFTLLYMGTRPISWAFGDMGTYAGGFTKMQLDPNLPIKREIFFGYFTKLCAELMDVRTYFLLIDVIYILPCYLFAKKYFSDYWFIPFLMMIGSFSFWSFGTNGLRNGMATSLFIFSLLFYQKQKWLMYPIMGFAYGFHNSLMIPIAAFLVSGLYKNPKIYLYIWLAAIPLSLVASGFWESFFGSLGIGDERVNQYLTQNKEYQDQMSNTGFRWDFVVYSAFAVFAGYYYIIRRGFKDEFYTHLWGTYMIANAFWILVIRANFSNRFAYLSWFLMAIIIAYPLLKVKFWDDHYKNVGRIFLAYYLFTYFMFLKG
- a CDS encoding serine acetyltransferase, encoding MRDVLYFFGQLLFLPHVLLFIFSKEREVIAKDIYAKKNFNPSLVHQIYSLSKELLTNKYFRTLFYFRTNGIVSKILRFFYPRNSSFIIDVNTKIGGGLQLAHPYATILNAEKIGENVYVNHLVTVGEKNGKRPIIEDGVKLYANSIVIGGITVGKNAIIGAGAVVVKDVPENAVMVGNPAKMTSS
- a CDS encoding glycosyltransferase family 2 protein, giving the protein MISIIIPAYNAEKDIEKCINSVLHQTYKNLEIIIMNDGSTDNTKQIIEGLEKKDSRIIVIHKENTGVSDTRNVGLEIAKGDYIGFIDSDDEVNPEMYETLLLNMVKHNADISHCGFELVGENLSRVFNGSGKIYIQSQKETLVSLLKADLFEPSSCTKLYRREVIKNIKFDTTIKFNEDLLFNVEAFKNANKIVFEDLPLYKYIYNPLSASRSTPNYKIQESVLKVTELVYEKLQGLNIDNVRNQFYLNKLISVYRALYDDETHHSSLGIETKKRLKRSKDKFLDIRTIYLKYSLLYFSSLFKISRLIYDKTLGKNKKWKLPTPIN
- a CDS encoding glycosyltransferase, with the translated sequence MKKVIFLIPNLKHGGAEKVLINLVNNLDKSKYEVTLFSIFDVGVNKEFLNKDVKYQYKFKKIFRANTYFFNLFSPEFLYRWFIKEHYDVAISYLEGPATRIVSGCKESETKKLAWIHIELNEQHKYIGFINIKEARKYYAGFNYIIGVSKKVIENFRELVLDDLPFKVLYNTNETEFIQEMGKEPAEINFDDSYINLISVAKVTKTKGFDRLIEVHKKLTQEGYRIKTHILGIGEDMSILKKRVKALHISDSFLFLGFDKNPYKYISKCDLYVCSSRREGFSTAVTEALVLGLPVVSTNVSGAAELLGENNEYGIVTENSKEGLYEGLKEMISNPEKRLLYKKRAIERGSFFSKENTVREVENLLESL
- a CDS encoding glycosyltransferase family 2 protein — protein: MFNNKITVFTPTYNRAHTLERLYKSLQKQTFTDFEWLVIDDGSLDHTNLLIDKWQKESNTFPIRYYTKKNRGKHTAINYGLDLAQGELFFTVDSDDYLTEDALKKVETWASTLPQKEMFCGVVGNMGINHKITDNTIFEALFRDVNLLERYSEVSDKPIDGERAYVFFTEIHRNYKYPVFSNEKFITEAVAWNRMAKDGYKMRVYNDIIYIYKFLEGGLTLTGNKLFLENPKGYGLWLKEKAEFCDYSFLAKLKMVYSYFLSLKDKLSYKEIAENIGVNIGLIYILCFFYKGKRLLN
- a CDS encoding glycosyltransferase, whose protein sequence is MNKISIIIPVYNVEKYLSACVESIIHQTYQNLEIILVNDGSTDACPQICDEYATKDQRIKVIHKTNGGLSDARNAGYEKVTGGYLAFVDSDDKVALDLYQNLIETSILYNADIVECRFLKFQDEKDLEKTIEHNKVEEFETEKALELLLKEDLRQVVWNKLYKSDVVNNLLFEKGKIHEDEFWAYQIFARAKKIVRVNKALYFYRQQNDSIMAEKYSVKRLAGIEAREKRIEFVKQKFPKLTSLAVQSFWHAALYNYQLITKNPNVDVDFNHRKNIVAKVKKYALSEYISEWKIKEQLWLKFFLVFPEQCSKIRIKILK